One Glandiceps talaboti chromosome 2, keGlaTala1.1, whole genome shotgun sequence genomic region harbors:
- the LOC144450305 gene encoding inositol-3-phosphate synthase 1-A-like, giving the protein MSFNVKSPNVEYSEGQIVSQYNYETTEVTQENGTLTATPKQTKFTFRTERKKPKLGCMLVGWGGNNGTTVTAAVIANSLKLSWETKSGVLHANYFGSLTQSSTVCLGTGSQGDVYIPFKDILPMVDPNDIVFDGWDISSLNLAEAMERAEVLDIQLQKQLRPHMEKFKPRPSIYFPDFIAANQADRANNVLTGTKQEQMDQIRRDIRDFKNTNDLDKIIILWTANTERFSDVEAGLNKTADELLASIRAGKEEVSPSTVFAVASILENCAYINGSPQNTLVPGVIDLASKHKVFIGGDDFKSGQTKIKSVLVDFLVSAGLKPVSIVSYNHLGNNDGKNLSAPKQFRSKEISKSNVVDDMVESNQILYEPGEKPDHCVVIKYVPFVGDSKRAMDEYTSEIMMGGHNTIVLHNTCEDSLLASPIILDLVILCELCQRINFKTDDSADWQTFHPVLSILSYLCKAPLVPPGTPVINALFKQRACLENIFRACVGLPPINHMTLEHKVSKPLPTKVAAPVVNVPLNMAGKLTQQRNESKKIPLEE; this is encoded by the exons ATGTCTTTCAATGTCAAGAGTCCAAATGTTGAGTATTCTGAGGGCCAGATAGTGAGTCAATACAACTATGAGACCACAGAAGTGACACAAGAGAATGGCACCCTTACAGCTACCCCAAAGCAGACCAAGTTTACTTTTCGTACCGAACGCAAGAAGCCAAAACTTGGATGTATGTTGGTTGGATGGGGAGGCAATAATGGGACAACAGTGACAGCTGCTGTGATTGCTAACTCACTGAAATTGTCATGGGAAACAAAAAGCGGCGTTCTG CATGCCAATTACTTTGGTTCCCTGACACAATCCTCCACAGTATGTCTGGGAACCGGATCACAGGGTGATGTATATATTCCATTCAAAGACATACTCCCTATGGTGGAtccaaatgacattgtctttgATGGCTGGGATATTTCATCATTGAACTTGGCAGAAGCCATGGAGAGGGCTGAAGTACTTGACATTCAATTACAAAAGCAACTTCGTCCACACATGGAGAAATTCAAACCACGTCCATCCATCTATTTCCCTGATTTCATCGCAGCAAATCAGGCTGATCGTGCTAATAATGTTTTGACAGGAACCAAGCAGGAACAGATGGACCAGATCCGTAGAGATATCAGGGACTTCAAGAATACCAACGACCTGGACAAA ATAATTATCCTGTGGACTGCCAACACTGAACGTTTCTCTGATGTAGAAGCAGGACTTAATAAGACAGCTGATGAGCTTTTGGCATCCATCAGAGCAGGGAAAGAAGAAGTGTCTCCATCCACAGTGTTTGCTGTGGCCAGTATTCTAGAAAACTGTGCCTACATCAATGGTTCCCCCCAGAATACACTAGTACCAGGGGTCATTGACCTTGCATCTAAACACAAAGTTTTCATTGGTGGAGATGATTTCAAGTCTGGACAGACTAAGATCAAGTCTGTCCTGGTGGATTTCCTCGTTAGTGCTGGTCTCAAG CCTGTTTCTATCGTGAGTTACAATCACCTCGGCAACAATGACGGCAAAAACTTATCTGCACCTAAACAGTTCCGTTCCAAAGAAATCTCCAAGAGCAACGTAGTGGATGACATGGTTGAATCTAATCAGATCTTATATGAACCTGGCGAAAAGCCTGATCACTGTGTTGTGATTAAGTATGTGCCATTTGTAGGTGACAGTAAACGTGCAATGGATGAATACACTTCTGAAATAATGATGGGAGGACACAACACAATTGTACTTCACAACACGTGTGAGGATTCGTTGTTGGCTAGTCCCATTATCCTGGATTTAGTCATTCTCTGTGAACTCTGCCAAAGAATTAACTTCAAGACAG ATGACAGTGCTGACTGGCAGACATTCCATCCAGTATTGTCTATTTTGAGTTACCTTTGCAAGGCTCCCTTGGTGCCCCCAGGAACACCCGTTATCAATGCACTCTTCAAACAGCGTGCCTGCTTGGAGAATATCTTCAGAGCCTGTGTTGGACTGCCACCCATTAATCACATGACCCTGGAACACAAAGTCAGCAAGCCACTACCAACAAAAGTTGCAGCACCAGTCGTAAACGTTCCTCTCAATATGGCTGGAAAACTAACGCaacaaagaaatgaatcaaAAAAGATTCCATTAGAGGAATAA